The following are encoded in a window of Coregonus clupeaformis isolate EN_2021a chromosome 34, ASM2061545v1, whole genome shotgun sequence genomic DNA:
- the pex2 gene encoding peroxisome biogenesis factor 2 isoform X1, protein MDYLASTRGAQPPPEGGSGPDPQTPVLRINQLDAFELDSALDQLVWNQFSQCFQHFRPGLLTPVEPELKALLQLLLWRFTVYPNSATVGQSMMNLRYHNTLSLSQRYRALSRRQRLGLALLTIGPRWLTERSHSLLLSLGLGMGGSPPADGGLRLGLRRALSLITGFTQVANLINFLVFLRKGRHPSLTERILGIRAVFSKPQAVRDVAFQYMNRELLWHGFAEFLIFLLPLVNVRKIKTTMYSLLSPLGVGEGGEEGVREGSAVWKECGLCGEWPTMPHMVGCGHVFCYYCIKSHSIAYAYLTCPKCGVEVGEAEPVKLQIEMTDIHAR, encoded by the exons ATGGATTATCTAG CTTCCACCAGAGGAGCCCAGCCCCCACCAGAGGGAGGTTCAGGTCCAGACCCCCAGACTCCTGTCCTGAGGATCAACCAGCTGGATGCCTTTGAGCTGGACTCTGCTCTGGACCAGCTGGTGTGGAACCAGTTCTCCCAGTGTTTCCAACACTTCCGCCCAGGCCTGCTCACCCCCGTGGAGCCTGAACTCAAGGCCCTGCTTCAGCTCCTGCTCTGGAGGTTCACAGTCTACCCCAACAGTGCTACGGTGGGCCAGTCTATGATGAACCTCCGCTACCACAACACTCTGTCACTATCCCAGCGCTACAGGGCCCTGAGCAGGAGACAGAGGCTGGGCCTGGCCCTGCTGACCATCGGCCCCCGCTGGCTGACGGAGCGATCCCACAGCCTGCTCCTCTCCCTGGGGTTGGGGATGGGCGGCAGTCCCCCGGCCGATGGAGGTCTGCGTCTGGGACTGCGTCGAGCTCTCTCTCTGATCACCGGCTTTACCCAG GTAGCCAATCTGATCAACTTCCTGGTGTTCCTGAGGAAGGGGCGCCACCCGTCTCTGACAGAGAGGATCCTGGGTATCCGTGCGGTGTTCAGTAAGCCCCAGGCGGTCCGAGATGTAGCCTTCCAGTACATGAATAGAGAGCTGCTGTGGCACGGCTTCGCTGAGTTCCTCATCTTCCTTCTGCCTCTAGTCAACGTGAGGAAGATCAAGACAACCATGTATTCACTGCTCTCCCCCCTGGGAGTGGGTGAGggtggggaggagggggtgagagagggctCAGCGGTATGGAAGGAGTGTGGTCTGTGTGGGGAGTGGCCTACCATGCCTCACATGGTAGGTTGTGGTCATGTGTTCTGTTACTACTGCATCAAGAGTCACTCCATCGCCTACGCCTACTTGACATGTCCTAAGTGTGGCGTGGAGGTCGGGGAGGCAGAGCCTGTCAAACTGCAGATCGAGATGACGGACATCCACGCTAGATGA
- the pex2 gene encoding peroxisome biogenesis factor 2 isoform X2, translated as MASTRGAQPPPEGGSGPDPQTPVLRINQLDAFELDSALDQLVWNQFSQCFQHFRPGLLTPVEPELKALLQLLLWRFTVYPNSATVGQSMMNLRYHNTLSLSQRYRALSRRQRLGLALLTIGPRWLTERSHSLLLSLGLGMGGSPPADGGLRLGLRRALSLITGFTQVANLINFLVFLRKGRHPSLTERILGIRAVFSKPQAVRDVAFQYMNRELLWHGFAEFLIFLLPLVNVRKIKTTMYSLLSPLGVGEGGEEGVREGSAVWKECGLCGEWPTMPHMVGCGHVFCYYCIKSHSIAYAYLTCPKCGVEVGEAEPVKLQIEMTDIHAR; from the exons CTTCCACCAGAGGAGCCCAGCCCCCACCAGAGGGAGGTTCAGGTCCAGACCCCCAGACTCCTGTCCTGAGGATCAACCAGCTGGATGCCTTTGAGCTGGACTCTGCTCTGGACCAGCTGGTGTGGAACCAGTTCTCCCAGTGTTTCCAACACTTCCGCCCAGGCCTGCTCACCCCCGTGGAGCCTGAACTCAAGGCCCTGCTTCAGCTCCTGCTCTGGAGGTTCACAGTCTACCCCAACAGTGCTACGGTGGGCCAGTCTATGATGAACCTCCGCTACCACAACACTCTGTCACTATCCCAGCGCTACAGGGCCCTGAGCAGGAGACAGAGGCTGGGCCTGGCCCTGCTGACCATCGGCCCCCGCTGGCTGACGGAGCGATCCCACAGCCTGCTCCTCTCCCTGGGGTTGGGGATGGGCGGCAGTCCCCCGGCCGATGGAGGTCTGCGTCTGGGACTGCGTCGAGCTCTCTCTCTGATCACCGGCTTTACCCAG GTAGCCAATCTGATCAACTTCCTGGTGTTCCTGAGGAAGGGGCGCCACCCGTCTCTGACAGAGAGGATCCTGGGTATCCGTGCGGTGTTCAGTAAGCCCCAGGCGGTCCGAGATGTAGCCTTCCAGTACATGAATAGAGAGCTGCTGTGGCACGGCTTCGCTGAGTTCCTCATCTTCCTTCTGCCTCTAGTCAACGTGAGGAAGATCAAGACAACCATGTATTCACTGCTCTCCCCCCTGGGAGTGGGTGAGggtggggaggagggggtgagagagggctCAGCGGTATGGAAGGAGTGTGGTCTGTGTGGGGAGTGGCCTACCATGCCTCACATGGTAGGTTGTGGTCATGTGTTCTGTTACTACTGCATCAAGAGTCACTCCATCGCCTACGCCTACTTGACATGTCCTAAGTGTGGCGTGGAGGTCGGGGAGGCAGAGCCTGTCAAACTGCAGATCGAGATGACGGACATCCACGCTAGATGA